The following is a genomic window from Patagioenas fasciata isolate bPatFas1 chromosome 1, bPatFas1.hap1, whole genome shotgun sequence.
ATCATCACTCTGCCCACGTGTTTCCCTGCTGCCTTCTGCCACATGCACATTTCTAGATGCAACCTCACTTGGATCAGTGCTGTTGTGTGCTGAACTTGAGCTGTTCTGCTCTGACTGTACATCTGTTAAGTGATGACCGCCTCTTTGCACTTCTGAGTTAGATTCCGTTTCCATTAAAGAATTCAGTTCTCCAAAGCCTGTCATAATCTGTCTAAGGATTGATCGAAGAGCCACTGATGAAGGTTCACCAAGCCCAGTTTCTGAAATCCGACGAAGAGGTATCCGTATAGTGCTAACATAGGTTCGAATACCTGCACGTTCCGATCGTGATATTGTACGCCGAAATCCTCCGCTGTCACTTTCGAAGGTAACTGTGTTTTCTGCCATTCCTACTCTAGAACGAGTTCTACTGGCAATACTGTCCCGATCTCTGTTTTCTCCAGGACGAATTCTTCTCACCTGAAGATCTAATGTAATTGTTGGATGCCTTCTAACAGCAGCTACTGGCCTACTAGATTCCTCCTCTTCCAAAGTTATTCCCAAGGATGGAGCTACACTGGAAAGCTGGGGTGTCTGAGGGTTAACTCTTGCTTGTTCTTCAGCAGGCTGGGGAGAAGGCTGAGCTGTTTGTCTCCTACTTCTGTTGACTTGCTGTGCATTTCTATCCTGTCTCTGCCCACGTTCCTCAGAATGAGCAGTGCCACCTTGCCTTTGCAGCGGAGAGCGGCTTCGACTACTTAAAGTAGACCTCAGCCGCAGAATTTCTAGTCTTTGGTTTGTATTCATCTGAGCATTAGTTCTAGCTCTACCTCTTGTGACTCCTGTTGAAATACCTCTTTCTGGCATTTCTCTTTGTTCACGAGAAGATGCTGAATTATTACGTGTAGTATTTGTTTGGGAACGGCCTGTCAACTCCCTTGTTCTACTCCTGAGCCTCCCTGAGACTGGATGAGTGGCTGCTTCAGAGCTTTGTGCCACGGTACTTCTTAAAGACCTGGTCCTTGCAGTGCTTGAAGCCTCATTGTTTGCCTCTCTTGCGGTCCTGCTTCTTGTTCTTGGGGGTACCGGACTGACAGCTCTTTGATGTCTCCTTTCTAAACGTGTTCTGTTACTATCTATACCCACATACTCCTCACCAGCAGTTTCAAAACTGTTATGCTCATGGTTTATGTTGATTTCAAGACTAAATCGGAACTCCCCACTGTTCGGATTTGTTCGACTCACAGCTCTCCAGGTTTGGTTCCCACTCTGTCCACTGCGAGTGGTATTTCCTGTGCGACGAAATGTGTTCAGCATTTCAAGCAGAGAGTCACCATTTGAGTTTTCTCCAAGAACATCAGAATCTGAGAGAAACAAAGAATGGCAAACATTCATCCAACTGCACGCTCAGCGTACTACAATGCACTCCAAATCTTCTATGTGGCTGGGCCACTTCAGAAACGTTACAGTAGCAGGACAGCTACCTTGCTGTGCAAAAGTAATTCTGCTGAAAATATCCTTTATGTAAAAACATCTGCAAAACTCATCAGTTCTGCCTAGAATTTTTGCCTCACCAGCAGATACACCAAGAAACTAATATGGCCAGATGGCCTCTTCTGAGAAAGTGTTCAGATTTAGGCAGTCCGAAGTTAGTTGTATTTGTCCAATATCTGTCCCTCACTTAAGCTATCAATTTGAGGGTATCCTAAATCAACTAATTTTGacaaagcaaggaaaaataaGAGAGATTTTGACTTCTTTTGGAAAACATCTTAAAAATTTGTTTTCTATATGCAGACGAATAAATGATGCATGGTTTAAACAGATTTGCTCCTTTTGTGAAAGTATACTCTTTTCCTACTACAATACCTACAATTCCATTCCCAAATCTCCTCCAAGTCCAAGCTCAAGACAACTGTTGAGGTTAGTGCTAACTATGTGTATAAAGAAAGCCAGTGGCCATGATCACAGTGAAGGTCTTCCCTTGAAGGGATCAGGTTAAGCTCTCTGTACTCCATCACCTCCCTACTTTCATGAAACCTGCAAGAACTTGAGTATCTCTGTTTCCAAGTTGTCTATTCTGCTTCTAAATCTGACTAGAATTGGCCAAATGATTAAGCCAATATTGCTGAGGAAGCGAAGGCAGATTGTACACATAATGGAAGCCTCACTccattgaaataaatggaaatgaaaaaacaaaaccaaacaacagtggAGCAGTTAACTGTTTCTCAATTAACTTATTTCCCGCTCCAATTTCCCTAAAACATGATAAAACATTTTAAGAATTACaggaatataatttttttctgtgctacCAAGCATAATAGCAAAGGGAAaccaggaaaaaaggagaaattaatttATGGATTACATAAATCAGTTTTCATTAAGTACTTCAAGTTTATTTTCATATCATTAGGAAACTTCTCTTACTTTGAAAACATTCCACAGGGGCACAATGGAAGAACAGGACTCGAAATGGCTGGTACTGAAATCCAACAGCATTTCTCTCAAGTATCTGTACAGAACATATTTATGCACCACGtactatgtgtatatatacatatgaatgAAAAATGTTTACCTCCAACAGTTCTGCCTTCACCTTCTCTGTTATCCAGATCAGTCTGTGATGCCAGACGCTCCTTAGCCCCCTCCAAGCGTTGCTGCAACTCTTCTGCTGTTATTTCCCctgaaataatttatgttttGATAATACTGTTAAATAAGACGTTATTATTGCCTCAATACAGACATGCAGAAATAACACTATTTCCTATCTTGAAGCAAAATCTCCAGAAATAAGGTACAATCaattaaactgaaaagaaaacagcaCTACTGTGAGATTCTAATGCAGGTACACAGATAACAGAGGAAGTAGGTACTAGCACAGGGGCTAAAAAGATGCCGAATGTGCGTCAAGAGCATGCCAGCTTCCAGCAAAGACTCAGAGCTACGTGCACCAACAACTCAGAGGCCCCTAAAATTGCCACATACCAAGAGATATACTTTAGTGTACCAGATGTGAAATACCTGGGTTTGGATATCACCTGTACATGAAAACGTTACATTTGAAGGAGTTATATTTTTAGTCTAGCTTTAGTACCTATTTAAGTTGTTAATTTTTACTGAATATCATTGACAGGAAATGGAGGTTTTGCTCCTTTCTACAAAGCCACAGACACCATCAGGCTACCTGAGTCAGACAACCACATGTGATGTCTGACAGCGGGAGTGTTACTTCACATTACATCTTTTCTACTGAAGGTACTACATCTTACCAGGGGTGCCAAGCAGGTTGCGGTCTCTCATTAACCTGTAGTCTTCTTCATTGAGTTCATTAATGAACTGGTAATAGGCCTCCTCCCTACTGAGGCGCTCCATCTGTCGTTGTCTCTCATTTTCACCACGACTATGCTCTCGTGAAGATGCCTGCTCATTGCCATTCCCTGCACGGTGCCGAGAGCGATCCATAATGATAATGCCAGGATGTCCTGAACAAAAGCAGAAGGTTAGACTGCACACCAATTACATTAAGAATTTACCTCATTTACAGTAACAAGTTCCCAGCATTTTCAATGAAATTAGTTTAGTAGTAGCTAAAGATGATTAAGATGAACCAAGCTCCACGTTCCTTGCCAAATCAACACTGTAGTTTATTATGCAAGTATTTTGCTTCTAGCTTGCTCAAAAATAGCCAGAAGTCCTTCTTGCTCACTGAAAGGACAAACCAGTTGGTAGAGcagctttaaaataaaagaccaatgacagattttaatttttttagctAAATAAGGGTATTCTAGAAATTTAAAAGAACAATATAAAATCTATTtcccttctcccaagtaaaacacagcagcagcatgaagcattttaaaagttaaaatgtCACTGAACACGTTGTTCTCTAATTATTGGACTGTAATTACCTAGTGTAGACTTCTGGCAACCATAGCTACTGCTTTAGAGAAGACAATCTTCCACTTGAAACTTCTAGTGATAAGCAGGTAAGACTACATTAGCATATCCATCGGTACCATCCCTGACATAACAAAAAAACTACAGACACATTTTTGCCAGAACTGACTTCTGATGTTCTGACATTACTGGTATATTTTCCTTGTGATCTCTAAACCAATGATTAGCTAACAAAAGGATATTCCTCTCCAGGAAACTCGTGTAAAAGAGAAAGGGCTATACTTTACCCACAGTTCTTCAATACTTCCCAAATATTTAACCAGTGTGACCACACTACCAGAAGGCATGAATAACCTTACAGTATCAGAAAGAGGCATCACCTCCTGTGTTGATTCCTGTGTCATTATCAGCTCGCTCTGGTTAGGACTCAGTCCTGGACCAATCAGTTCTTGAACCACACCCCAACTTTTCTATTTCCTAAAGAAAACCTGTTCTTCAACATTAAAtttgaaagaagagaaaatgaagtgtCACCCTTTCAATGGGGCTTCCCATTCAGCAAAAGCCGTCTGCAACACCTGCTGAGGCAGACACTTGACAGAAGGGATCACTTCTCTACAGGAGATCATcaggccaaaaaaacccaaccatacAGCACCGTTCTGTTTACATGTGAaaataaaggggttttttttgtcaattCACCAACATATCAAAGTCACTTCAAGTATTAATTATAGGGAAAATATAAAACACCATTCTCAGCACACTCCCAATCAATAATTAGTCTTAACAGGAAAGGCGATGAGACAACAAATAGACCAAATCAAATATTAGACATACATTCAATAAAGAGTAAATATTTATCAATGCTGCCACGAGATATGAAGAATCAGAAAATGTATTTGCCAACAGCAGAAGCTGGCATACATTTAATATACCTTTCTTATGTTCTTTGTGGGATCCATTCTGATGCATCTTTGGTCTCCTCATTTTCCACCCCATATCCTACTTCTCCCCTCCATATGGAACTGCACTTCTAAACAGCCCTTCCCAATCTTTCCACTCATTTACCTCCTGTGGCCAATATTGCATTTCAATGCTCTTTTAACTCACTTGACTGAAAATAAATTGAACCTGAATATCTCCTCTTCAACACATATTATTTGAGGGGCTTTTAAATTTACTATCGCCCTCTTGGCTCAGCCTGGCAAGCTGTAGGGAATCACCAACTTCCAGGTCGCACAGAGACTATGTTTAAATCAGGTCACTTCTCATATCACATTTCTAAACACAAGTTTTTCAGCCAGCTCTTTGTTTTACTGTCCTGGTTTCCTCAAAACAAATGCAATTCCTGACCCTACCTCGTTTCAGTTAGCACTACTATTAACCTGATGACACCCATCACTTGACTGTTACAATAAAAATGGACAATATTAAGAGTGCTTCTGTCCCAGGTGGCTTACAACTTGACACAGGTAAAGCAGGGAGGAGAAAAAGGCCAGTTAAAATTCATTTAGTTTCAGGTAAGGTTGCTATTTAGATGCAAGCCTTAAGACAATTAACATATTACTTTTTGCCTGACAATGACCACAGTAAGTTCACCAGCTTTCTGGTTATCTCACCATATTGctgcacataaaaaaaaaacctataaatTCTTAAGATGAAAAGTCGATCACATGTAGTCCCCCTCAATCTAAATTTAAACCGTTGTTAGAAAGTGAGATTCTTTACTTTCCTCATCcacagaaaaatatcaaaatctccTCTTCAGATTTTGTGGGTGGTAGAAAAGAATTACTGTTTTGTTGACAACTGTATGGTAGGATGATTAGTCACACTCTTTAAATGACTCATTTAAAAACCGTAAGAAGTGTGAAGTGTTCGGCTGTCCCATCTGTTTAACATAACTGCACAGATGACAACTACTATCTGTATTTATCAAACCCCATCAAAACTAAGTACTTTTGCACTTAAAATGTTTTAGGGTAGTAAAAGTTGAAGGGTATTAACTGCATCAAAATGAAGTACTTTGGCATGTAAAATATGTCAGAGTATTGAAAATTGGAAGGGTATTAACTACAAAGATGTAAAAAACTGAAACTAAAATCCAGTTATGACTCAGAATTACTCTCTTTGTGAAGAAACAGGTGCCACATGCCAACAATTTATCTAAATTTTCTAGAATTTTCAGCCTAACTCCTTTAGTTCTTAATTGATAGCTACTCTGGTCCATTGTCAGAGATTcatattctttttttctaagcaatatataccttgtgCTTTTAAGTTTTGGCCTCTTTCCAGGTATTACTACCCCCAATTCCATTAGGTATTCATCTTCTGAAAGACTATCACCTGATTGCAAGTGAGACGACTATGGAGTTTAGATGAGGAAGCCTCCCCGAGCAACAGGGCTATTTAGTATTACTGTCACATTGCAGCCTCCAGGCAAGATGATCTCAccgagtttaaaaaaaaaaaaaaaataaaacaagcaaaaaaacccacaacgaaACTCAGGAAACCCCACAGAGCCTGGGGAAGGCGAAGGGAGGATAGGAAAGACAAAGGAAGAATCAGAAGGTAATGAAACAGGCCGTAGGACACCCAAAGCGATCCAAGCCCCGGGACCGGGGCCACCCGCCTTCCCCCAGCCCCAGGCCGGCAGCAGGGCCTGGGATCCAGCCCCACGCCGGGCTCACGCTCTCCAGCCCTTCCCTAAGGAAGGCCACTGGCCAGGTTCCGCGCCCACGGGGCGGGGGGACACCCGACGGGAGCGCGGAGCCGGCGGGAGCGTGAAGCCCCCGGCCCAGCCGACCCTGCCGCCCTAGACAGCGCCTGTTGCCAGATGCCTGGGGGAGGGGAAGACGAGGAGAGTGAGTGACACGGCTCGCACCCAATCAACTGGCCAGCTCTCGGccaccaaccaaccacaacaggGCAGAGCAGCCCGTGTCCTCCCGCTTCTCTCCTCCCCAGACTCCCCGCTCGGGCCCCGCCACTAACCGCCACCGCTCCCAtcggctcccgccgccgccgttGCTGCGCGCGACCCCGTTTCCCCTGCCCGCCGGGAGGCGGCATCACCCGCCGCGACAAACCGGGGAGGCGTCCATGCCGCCGCCTGCCCCGGGGGAGCCTGCCGAGAGAGCAGCCGGGGAGACCCAAGATCCCGTCCCTGCCTGCTGGCCGCGGCGCCGACCGGGGAGGCCTGGCTCAGCCCCGCTCCGCGTCCCTCCCGGCGGCAGGAGCAACAGCCACCTACTCCGGAACGACACCGGCCCCTGGGTGTTCGAGCGCGGCGCTCCAGCCCCGATTGCAGTCCGGGCGGCTGCCGGCAGCCGCCAGCGCAGGTTCCGAGCGCGTGAGGGTGGCCCCCGCGGCAAGCACCGCCCCTCCTGCGCATGCGCGCGACTGCCGCGCGGGCGGCCGTTGGGAAGTGCGCGTGCCGCGGGGTAAACGGCGGTGGCGCCCGGGGCACGTTCTCGCCGCTCCGCGCTGAGGCGGCCTTCGGCTTCCGGGATCTGTCACCGGCCCGGCCTGCGGGCCTCAGTCCCTGCTCGGCACACGCTGCTCTCCTGCCTAGCGGCCCCGGGCACTCGCGGGTTGCTGTCCACGCCTCTGAGGCGGTTGTACGTTTACGAGCGCCAACAACGTGAGGAAAACAGCTCCGGCTTTTACCCGGGCCGTCCGCGCCTCGAGCTGCCTGTCAGGCTGACCCTGCCCGGCGGACGGCCCGGTCTGCGGCTGGTCCTGCCGCCGTCTCTCGGCATCTCGCAGGGTCCCCGCCCGGAGCTGCACGGATTCTCCTTCTTTTCTCAGCAACTCACCAGTCTCTACACTTGTTTCCCTTTAAGCACGTAAAGGAAGTCGCTTCAGGTACGGTATTTCATGAGCAAACACACTGTTGGTCAAAACTCGCAGGGTTTATCTCCGCCCTGGTGGGTGTGAACTTGAACTGTAAAGACAAATAAACTTACTCAGAGGATTTCACAATACATTGCTTCTCAACTGTAGAACAACCTCAACATCTTTAACCTCATAATATCAGTGACCGTTATTCTGTTTTACCAAATCAGCATAAGACTGCCACTTCAGTTACTTGTTTGGTACTTCATATTAAGTTACATAAGGAATAAGATTATTataacttttttccttcctttctcaggCCCGCATTTTTAGATGGGACGCTTCTTTCATTTTCCATGACTCTCTACTTCCTACTTACCCTTCCTTCTGCAGTAACCTCCCTTCGCCTCAGTTCTCTAAAAGGAAATGATCAGTTGCTCAGTGCCCTCACAGAAACTTGTGTCTCAAGCTGTGATTTTCAGTAATTTTGATCTGCGGAGCCTCAGAAGTTTTTCACATAAGATGCGAACCGTTTTACAGATTTCACATATGCTAATTGCTCATATAGCATCCACAAACTTTCTTTTCCAAGTTGGTTCTGCAGATTGTTTCAACATACGGTGGAAGCTGGCAGGCTGTGACAGAGGAGCACCTTTCACATCTTACATAAACTATTTGAATCAGCAAAATGAGATTTCACAAGAAGGATGCTTTAACTATGTAAAAGCACTTCATCCCTAGAATATCCAAACTGCTCATACTTCTGTTCAAACTTGCTTGCAGAAATAAAGTTTGAGTATTTTTTTATGCAACTGGTCTCAATGCAAAGGCAAACCCTTGCTAATGAGTGAGGTGATAAGAAAGGCCTGGGCTGGTGGCCAGGAAGATACCTCCACTCCCCACTTCATCTTACGGACCCCAGAATGTCTTTATTCTATCTGGGAAAAATAATTTACACAAGCATTTTGTGTTTTACACATTTAGGTTTTGTGTTAGTTTATGCTCCTTTTGTGCCAGTACGTGGTTTCCACGAGACAAATTGACAGTGGGGATGCAGCACTGAGGCCATGCTGGGGGCTACTCCTTCCTGCTTGCTCTATGTTATTAGTACAGTATTATTAGTACTGTATTATTATTTCCTTTGTCTGGAGCAATTACAGTATGTCCTTCCTGAAGATCAATTTTACTTTCTTTATGTAAGTCAGAGTATCTGCCATATATATAAAGTAGTGTCTGTATCCCTTGAAAAGTCAGTTTCTTCCTTCAATTGTTTTTTTGTCCTAtttttggaatatttttctttcatagtCTGTTTTTAGTAATCACTATTCCATCATCAAACACAACATCTTCTCTGGTACCAAGCCCATGTATGGGCTGCTCATCCAGAAAGCAGTTATGTTTTAGAGAGATAACTAAACGTGTGTCTGTACTGAAACCTTATACTGAATTAATTTTGCACTGACTTGTCCTCCAATGCAGAATTTTGTATTCATGTCCTGTTGATACTGATGTTTCATAGCAGCACACTATAACTAAGTACAGTATTTATTTACAGTATTTTATGCTGTGTTGTAAACACAAAATAACAACAGTAGATCTTTCCTGCAATATTATTATTGCAGTGAAGCAATGCTTTCCAGAGTAAAACATCATCTTTGGAACTATAATAACAATAACCTATGGAGGGCAGCAAACCTCAGGCAATTACTAAGTTTTCTAATAACAGAAAATCTGTAACCCTGTTTTTTATTTGATTGTTCAGCTGTTTAAGTTCTTTAGAAAGTAACTTTATTGTATTTTGTTACTCAGATAAGTAAGGCTCATGGAGTTAAATGGGGACAAATGCAAAGTCCTCCACCTAGGAGTGACCAGCCCTCTGGAACAATACTGAATGGGAGGGGGGAAGCTTACTGACTGTCCCTGCTGGACTGGATTGGGGGACGCGGTGGTCAATAGCGGAACAGGAGCCAAGGGAACACCTGTCAGCGGTGAGGGCTCATGGCATCCCAGGGGGTATCAAGAAGAACACAGAGTGGATTATTGGGAAGGGATTGGGTATGTGGCTCTTGTTTGCCTGCATATGGAATATGATGCCTGGTTTGGGACTCTCCAGTAGCACAATCTTGATATGGAAAATTATCGACAAACTGCAGTGAGTTCAGCTGAGAACACCAAGATGGTCACAGGCTGGAGCACTTGCTATGTGAGAGGGGCTGTGGGCACCACTTCAGCTGCGAGAAGGGGCAGCCTGCTGGTATTGACAAGGAGCTTACTGAGAAGACAGAACCAGGAGTTTTCCCAATAGAAAAAAATTCGCCTTAAGGACAGTCATGCTGAGGGAAGCTGTGGAATCTCCCTCTGTAGAGGTTTTTGAGACCTGGTGGACAAAGCCTCAAGCAACCTGAATTTAATAGCCTTGCTTTGCGCAGGATATTAAACTAGATAACccccagaggccccttccaacctagatatttctatgattctgttgactgaaataatataaaatactaaaataatgtTCACTCTTAGGATTTATTTCCCCTCAAGAAGGGCTCTTTTCAATAACAAAAGTAACCAGGAGTTCATAGGCTGAATTTTCAGGGTCTGTAGAGATTCTTGAGAACTAATTCTCTGGCTTATTTGGGAGCATAAAACAATTGGGCTGACAGTTACTGTAGGTGGTCCTGCGTCTGGAAAACAGATGTTTCACTGAATGCAGGCATGACTCCTACACAGCACCCAGATCCAAAGAACTGATTTATGTTTGTTAATAAATCGCACTCCTGCTAGAATCTAGGAGGCCTTGTTAGATCAAGCACATCAGTAGTCTTATCAACTTTATAGGAGTTCATCAACTTTACTATAAAGTGTAGTTaagtgcaaaataaaataatgattttaaaaaaatcaagcacATTGCTTTACATACAAAGCTACGTGTAGAACAAGCACTTTACTCACCTGCTTTAAGTAAATTGCATTCTTAAACATCAGAAATGACACAAACTGGGAAGAGCAGGATATTATAAAGCGAGCCATAAatgttagaggaaaaaaaaaagagaaagaagaaggcTCCAAAGGGCCAAATTCAGCAGGACATGTGTCGcaagggagtaatttagggttctgcttactgcagaacaatgtttggATTTCTCTAAGAGAAgtgcgacttaaaagagttcggggGCAGGTTCacactattatttactgcatgggggaaatatgccaaaccgaatgctgcttaccttctctcgaGGTGCCTGTACCTGTTCGTGAATGCAAACTTTCAGGCGTTCCCTCCCTGACAACCATTCGCTCTGGAGTCTAtatttagaactccagaggcaaacgtCCAGGCAAGTCCTGATaactgtatgcagagcagactttcaggaaacaaaattctcaggaaaaaaaaaataatggagtagaatagcaggagggttGGCTCAAGCTGGGCACCTGTGCAGAGGTACAACCTGACCACAGACAACCAAAGACTTTATCTCTAcaaaccattcataccatgatgcAGTCCaacagcaatatttcactttggggtcttcttgcttctcattggatcctttTTACTGATCTCacatgtgcctttgttttgtttagctgtagacaGTGTTTATAGTCTATAGCCTTgtgggtgctgttttgtctgaataaatttttttttctcagcgaagtgcaaaaCAGGCTAATCTTGCAAGTGtccagtgtagtttgtagttgcttttggtaaatatgagcagaactttacagcttaagatttcagcaaatgcagcttactaagtaacatgaagcagagagtacattaaaaatcatacaaccttatacttctagatgattcattatatttagtatgcatttacttaagctaaatgattgacATGAAACTTAAATTgagctcatccactgacctgtgagtagtaaaactgTCACCATGCAGCCAGCTTATttggcagagagagctcaaagtgggctcactcAGGCTGTCacatttatagaatgaagtggttgactcttAGTCAAACTGCATACAGTAAGAAAGGTCTGCACGAGACTCCCAGTGCCCACAATGTTTCAGTGCTCAATGCGCCACTCTGCTTCCTTGTGACTTTcccaaaaggagttcttggcctggctacagCTTAAGCCTTTACCTGCTCTGAAGCCTGAACCAAACTACTGCTGTTTTGGCTCGTGGGAGGGTTGGATGCATCTGCCACAACACGTTAAACATCAATTTTGAAATTGAATTCTGAGACAGCATGGAAGGAAGAATACAAAACAAGCAGTAAGAGATAAGAAATCCTGTCAGTTAAAAGGGCCACTGTGGAGACCGGAGAGTCAAGAATAGCAGATCAAGACTTGgttgtgtatttctttttaagaatgAACCCCAAATTAAAACTTTTTATTGAAATTACATTATAGTGTGACAGATTCTTAAAATAAAGCACAAAAGTATGCAGCTTTCCATGAAACAGTATTAAAA
Proteins encoded in this region:
- the RNF6 gene encoding E3 ubiquitin-protein ligase RNF6 isoform X1, translated to MGWKMRRPKMHQNGSHKEHKKGHPGIIIMDRSRHRAGNGNEQASSREHSRGENERQRQMERLSREEAYYQFINELNEEDYRLMRDRNLLGTPGEITAEELQQRLEGAKERLASQTDLDNREGEGRTVGDSDVLGENSNGDSLLEMLNTFRRTGNTTRSGQSGNQTWRAVSRTNPNSGEFRFSLEININHEHNSFETAGEEYVGIDSNRTRLERRHQRAVSPVPPRTRSRTAREANNEASSTARTRSLRSTVAQSSEAATHPVSGRLRSRTRELTGRSQTNTTRNNSASSREQREMPERGISTGVTRGRARTNAQMNTNQRLEILRLRSTLSSRSRSPLQRQGGTAHSEERGQRQDRNAQQVNRSRRQTAQPSPQPAEEQARVNPQTPQLSSVAPSLGITLEEEESSRPVAAVRRHPTITLDLQVRRIRPGENRDRDSIASRTRSRVGMAENTVTFESDSGGFRRTISRSERAGIRTYVSTIRIPLRRISETGLGEPSSVALRSILRQIMTGFGELNSLMETESNSEVQRGGHHLTDVQSEQNSSSSAHNSTDPSEVASRNVHVAEGSRETRGQSDDIQHYSRSNDNQDNRQSQDANNLVENGTLPILRLAHFFLLSEDDDDDRLRGLTKEQIDNLSTRNYGDIHTENEISKTCSVCINEYVTGNKLRQLPCMHEFHIHCIDRWLSENSTCPICRQPVLGSNATDNG
- the RNF6 gene encoding E3 ubiquitin-protein ligase RNF6 isoform X2; translation: MDRSRHRAGNGNEQASSREHSRGENERQRQMERLSREEAYYQFINELNEEDYRLMRDRNLLGTPGEITAEELQQRLEGAKERLASQTDLDNREGEGRTVGDSDVLGENSNGDSLLEMLNTFRRTGNTTRSGQSGNQTWRAVSRTNPNSGEFRFSLEININHEHNSFETAGEEYVGIDSNRTRLERRHQRAVSPVPPRTRSRTAREANNEASSTARTRSLRSTVAQSSEAATHPVSGRLRSRTRELTGRSQTNTTRNNSASSREQREMPERGISTGVTRGRARTNAQMNTNQRLEILRLRSTLSSRSRSPLQRQGGTAHSEERGQRQDRNAQQVNRSRRQTAQPSPQPAEEQARVNPQTPQLSSVAPSLGITLEEEESSRPVAAVRRHPTITLDLQVRRIRPGENRDRDSIASRTRSRVGMAENTVTFESDSGGFRRTISRSERAGIRTYVSTIRIPLRRISETGLGEPSSVALRSILRQIMTGFGELNSLMETESNSEVQRGGHHLTDVQSEQNSSSSAHNSTDPSEVASRNVHVAEGSRETRGQSDDIQHYSRSNDNQDNRQSQDANNLVENGTLPILRLAHFFLLSEDDDDDRLRGLTKEQIDNLSTRNYGDIHTENEISKTCSVCINEYVTGNKLRQLPCMHEFHIHCIDRWLSENSTCPICRQPVLGSNATDNG